In Salinigranum marinum, one DNA window encodes the following:
- a CDS encoding PGF-CTERM sorting domain-containing protein, which translates to MTRDSHLLTLAAALLLIAAAVGPAVAADRPLTVSPLAAAQGDQSTERVDDTWLVPRDEPVVVSGTSNREAGTTIFVELVRDDGTTVPLAEAAVRNGTWNTTADFSVVEPGTYTLRATDDETDASVRVEVVDELPTPTPTASPTPTATRTPTPSPTATATATPEVTPTPPRTSPPPGTTDRSTQTRMPGFGAAAALVALALVALARRRGSE; encoded by the coding sequence ATGACCCGTGACAGCCACCTCCTCACGCTGGCGGCCGCGCTCCTCTTGATCGCCGCCGCGGTCGGCCCCGCCGTCGCCGCCGACCGGCCGCTGACGGTCTCGCCGCTGGCGGCCGCCCAGGGCGACCAGTCGACCGAACGCGTCGACGACACCTGGCTCGTCCCACGCGACGAACCGGTGGTCGTCTCCGGAACGTCGAACCGGGAAGCGGGGACCACGATCTTCGTCGAACTCGTCCGTGACGACGGCACGACCGTCCCGCTGGCGGAGGCCGCCGTCCGAAACGGCACGTGGAACACGACGGCCGACTTCTCGGTCGTCGAACCGGGGACGTACACCCTGCGGGCGACCGACGACGAGACCGACGCGTCGGTCCGCGTCGAGGTGGTCGACGAACTCCCCACGCCGACGCCGACGGCGTCACCTACCCCGACGGCCACGCGGACGCCGACCCCGTCGCCCACCGCGACCGCGACCGCGACTCCGGAGGTGACCCCGACGCCGCCGCGCACGTCGCCGCCCCCGGGAACGACCGATCGGTCGACGCAGACACGGATGCCCGGCTTCGGCGCCGCCGCCGCGCTCGTGGCGCTCGCGCTCGTCGCCCTCGCACGCCGCCGAGGGTCCGAGTGA